The nucleotide window ATCGAAGAGGATAACTCCGCAGTCATTAATGCAGTAGGAAGACTCCAAAGCCAGGGAATCAGGAAGATGCCACCGAGTGCCAGCATGGGTCCCGCCGACCCAACGGCATCTTCGATGCCATAGGGACCACCAGCGACACAAAAGAAGGTCAGCGCGACCAGACTACGAAATCCTAACGCCCGTGGAAGATGCATGAGATTTATCAATTTGTGAATTTCACAACGTCGACACTACTGACAGGGAAGACCTGAGAATTGAGAGAGAGTTTCAGCGTACGCGCAGGTCCCATTACTGAATACGAGGAGGAGAGAGCTGTTGTTGAATCTTCCTGGCCTTTGCCTTGGCCTCCTCTTCCATCTGCCAACCTTGTTGTAGATACTGTGTAGCAAACGCTGCAATACCAAGTCGCGTGTATTGTTCAACATGGGTCAGCTCGTGTGCCCACAAGAGAGGATCTGCCGCATTCGCTGCGTCACGAAAGATGACCACCTCTCCCAAGGTCACAGCCTCTGCACCGGTGGCAAGGAGCAGACTATACAAGGCGCCATCGGACGTGACGTTCTGCCAGTCAGTGGAATAGCGGACTTTCTTCAGTATCGCAGCTGAAAAAAAGGGAGCGAGTTTCTGGCGGATTGCTGGAGGGATAGCTTGTGCGCGAGGATGCGCCTGGTCTCGGCCACGACGAATCGCATCGGCAAGCGTGGGTCCAAGAGCCGTCCCAAGAGTCGATAACCAATCTTCTACTGTTGGTGTGGGAGACGTCTGGTTCTCAATATGAACAACATACGAAGAAGCGAGCGACGTTGGCAATGTCCCAAGCAAAAGAAGACAGCAAGCAAAAAAAGTCGTTTTCACCACAATGAAGAGAGTAGCTGAGGAAGCCTGATAAAGCATCACTCCCACACTGGGACACCGGCATGGACACCAACCTCAAGCGCCTCGGCGCTGTGGTGGGTCTGTCCGTAAAAGACCGCGACCTGACCACGCCACCGGCCAGCCCCACCAACGGCGACCGCTACCTCATTCCTGCCGCTGCCACGGGCGTGTGGGCAGGCAAAACCAACCAGATCGCGGTGCGCATTGCCGATGCCTGGGAGTACCACTCGCCCAAGATCGGCTGGCTTTGCTACATCGAGGACGAGGCCAAGCTCTCGGCCTACAAGTCCACCGGCTGGAGCGCAGGTCTCGCCATCTGATTTCCCTTCCTTTGCACCAACCAGAAACCCGCCCACGAGGCGGGTTTCGCATTTCTGGAGAACGCCAATGACCGAACCCGAACAACAACAGCCTGCGCACGTAGAGAACATGCTGCTCTTGCGACGCGAGGACTTCGACGAACTGCTGGCCCACGCCGCTGAGCGTGGAGCCGAACGGGTTCTGGCCCACCTCGGGCTGGAAAACGGCCATGCCGCCCGCGACATCCGCGAACTGCGCGACCTGCTGGAAGCCTGGCGTGACGCCCGGCGCACCGCGTGGCAAACCACCGTCAAGGTCATCACCACCGGCATCCTGGCCGCGCTGCTGGTCGGTGCCGCTATCAAACTCAAACTGATGGGAGGCCCGCAATGATCGAGACACTACTTGGTGGCCTCCTCGGCGGGGCGTTCCGTCTTGCGCCTGAAATCCTCAAATGGCTCGACCGCAAGGGCGAGCGCGGCCACGAACTGGCGATGCAGGACAAGGCGCTGGAGTTCGAGAAGATTCGCGGCGCGCAACGGATGTCGGAAATCGGCGCGGGTGCCGACGCCGCGTGGAATGTCGGGGCCATCGAAACCCTGCGCGAAGCCGTTCGCTCCCAAGGCGAGAAGACCGGCGTGCGCTGGGCCGATGCACTGAGTTCCAGTGTCCGTCCGGTCATCACCTACTGGTTCATGGCGCTGTACTGCGCCGCCAAGACGGCAACCGTCGCAGCAGCCGTGACTGGGGGTGCAGGCTGTGGCGTTGCCATCCTGTATGCATGGACGGAAGCAGACCAAGCCCTATGGGCCGGGGTACTGAACTTCTGGTTCCTCGGGCGCGTGTTCGACCGGGTGCGACCGTGATCGAGGTGCCGAAAGCGGCCATCGAGCTGGCCAAGCACTTCGAGGGGTTCGAGCGCAAGGTGAGACGCGGAA belongs to Deltaproteobacteria bacterium and includes:
- a CDS encoding DUF4157 domain-containing protein encodes the protein MGVMLYQASSATLFIVVKTTFFACCLLLLGTLPTSLASSYVVHIENQTSPTPTVEDWLSTLGTALGPTLADAIRRGRDQAHPRAQAIPPAIRQKLAPFFSAAILKKVRYSTDWQNVTSDGALYSLLLATGAEAVTLGEVVIFRDAANAADPLLWAHELTHVEQYTRLGIAAFATQYLQQGWQMEEEAKAKARKIQQQLSPPRIQ
- a CDS encoding DUF2793 domain-containing protein, whose protein sequence is MRKPDKASLPHWDTGMDTNLKRLGAVVGLSVKDRDLTTPPASPTNGDRYLIPAAATGVWAGKTNQIAVRIADAWEYHSPKIGWLCYIEDEAKLSAYKSTGWSAGLAI